The Bacteroidota bacterium genome contains the following window.
TTTTTTTAAGTTTATGAGAAATAGATTAAAACAAACATTTAAATTTTTTTAATGACTAGAAGATATTATACAAAAAAAATGAAAAAGAGGTCTTTATTGCCATTTAAAGTAGTAAGTATTTTGGCTCTGGCATTAGTAATTGCATTGTTTTTTGCTTACAAGTTTGCAATGAAAATATACGAACCAAATGTAATGCTCAATGATATTCAGGAAGATGCGAGATTATACATTCCCTCAGGCTCCGATTATGATGATGTTCTTCAGTTATTGAATAATCAAAATTTTATAAGTGATATAAAATCTTTTGAATGGGTTGCAAAAAAAATGAATTATCCGGCATCAGTACATCCGGGTTCTTATTTGATTAAAAAAGGAATGAACAATTATGATTTTATTTCAAAACTCAGAGTTGGCTCTACAACTCCTGTTTATTTAACTATCAATTGTGTGCGTTCGCTTGATGAACTTGCCGAAATTGTTGGAAGTAAACTTGAATCGGATAAGGAAGAATTTTATAAGGCTATGATTGATGATTCTTTTTTTAAAGCAAACGGATTAAATAAAAACACTGTTTTAACATTCTTCATTCCAAATACTTATGAGTTTTACTGGATTGCAAGCCCTGAAGAATTTTTAAGTAAAATGAAAAAGGAATATGATAAATTTTGGACAGCAGAAAGAAAAGAAAAAGCAACAAAACTAAATCTTTCACAAATAGAAGTTTCTATTCTTGCTTCAATAATTCAGGAAGAAACATCAAAGAAAGATGAACTAGGAAAAATTGCAAGAGTTTATTTAAATCGCTTAAAAAGAGGGATGCTTTTACAAGCTGATCCAACATTAAAATTTGCTTTAAAAGACAGAAGTATAAAAAGGTTACTTAACGAACATAAAAAAGTAAACTCACTTTACAATACTTACAAATACAAAGGTTTGCCCCCGGGACCAATTGTGTTGCCACAAATTTCTTCAATGGATGGAGTTTTAAATGCAGAAAATCATAATTATATATATTTTTGTGCAAAAGCAGATATGTCAGGATATCACTATTTCTCAACAAATTATAGACAACATTTAAATTATGCAAGAAGATATCA
Protein-coding sequences here:
- the mltG gene encoding endolytic transglycosylase MltG — its product is MKKRSLLPFKVVSILALALVIALFFAYKFAMKIYEPNVMLNDIQEDARLYIPSGSDYDDVLQLLNNQNFISDIKSFEWVAKKMNYPASVHPGSYLIKKGMNNYDFISKLRVGSTTPVYLTINCVRSLDELAEIVGSKLESDKEEFYKAMIDDSFFKANGLNKNTVLTFFIPNTYEFYWIASPEEFLSKMKKEYDKFWTAERKEKATKLNLSQIEVSILASIIQEETSKKDELGKIARVYLNRLKRGMLLQADPTLKFALKDRSIKRLLNEHKKVNSLYNTYKYKGLPPGPIVLPQISSMDGVLNAENHNYIYFCAKADMSGYHYFSTNYRQHLNYARRYHRKLNSLNIR